Proteins encoded together in one Candidatus Xianfuyuplasma coldseepsis window:
- a CDS encoding JAB domain-containing protein — protein MEIVETYLKFKGTKRVSIDTVTSPEKGAHIFTQMFGDNSQECLGIICLDTKGRPTHYSTIYKGTTNHIVISPKDIMKVALLSNATSIILGHNHPSNDLTPSPHDIETTRNIKKACSQLDIQLVDHLIINSKGEYYSIREHIPKEFSAY, from the coding sequence ATGGAGATTGTTGAGACCTATCTCAAGTTCAAAGGTACCAAGAGAGTATCAATAGATACCGTTACATCACCAGAAAAAGGTGCACACATCTTTACACAAATGTTTGGGGATAATAGTCAGGAATGTTTAGGTATTATCTGTTTAGATACCAAAGGAAGACCTACACATTACTCCACTATCTATAAAGGTACTACCAATCATATTGTGATTTCTCCCAAAGACATTATGAAGGTTGCGTTACTCAGTAATGCAACTTCAATTATCTTAGGACACAATCATCCTAGTAATGACTTAACACCATCACCACATGACATAGAAACAACACGGAACATAAAGAAAGCCTGTTCTCAGTTAGATATTCAACTTGTAGATCATCTAATCATCAATTCAAAAGGTGAATACTACTCTATTAGAGAACATATACCAAAGGAGTTTAGTGCATACTAA
- a CDS encoding aminoglycoside phosphotransferase family protein: protein MHDYINRIKQITKSSEIKQYGSNYSGEIKYICKSEDKIQLFRLIQDKPDRGISSMHTCEKQELIKKVLIKCDELALKVPKYIANGRFDEKCYRITSFIGGSTVDEIASKLSYEDQYTVGLKLGILLRKLHSLKELKLDYDAGNELQNKYLVRMNEYHLKSQELGYSLPEKYEKTATQYIEDYKHLISQNTTIIHNDVHLSNVMIENGVFNGLIDFSELSYGNAYLDFKFLFLDSIIEVPHFCSGVVDGYFENKIPNDFWKSIKLFMYLYLLSSNPIAKPDVYTLEEMKDDIEFMMSVHNAYGDLLVPKWYVSRSLERLVQLQEIINGNISTFEELTKGFSLDQKYVVNNKFVVRVFPRDKYEQFKEVFRVQKEFNKVALCQKPIKLIKDQNYGYYITEYIDGENGLEVIESYSKRRQYELGIIAAKEIVKFHKAYPLPEFDMKQHLNTYMNAKIKAALENNVKKLLPEIDDIITVVKSNIHHLYSLLGVQTHADYHLFNMIFKEGEYKGVIDFERVRPGSLLTDFRNNTPHNAKISPYFASGYIDGYLDEIPVEDFFLKYNIYDLLLTIAAIPWVQKFDPDNIDKSVKIIKEIFSIKDDLYRSPGWYIGKY, encoded by the coding sequence ATGCATGATTATATAAATCGAATAAAACAAATTACTAAATCGTCTGAAATAAAACAGTATGGCTCAAACTATTCAGGTGAAATCAAGTATATATGTAAAAGTGAAGATAAGATACAATTATTCCGATTGATTCAAGATAAACCAGATCGAGGAATTTCATCAATGCACACGTGTGAAAAACAAGAATTAATTAAGAAGGTCTTGATTAAGTGTGATGAGCTCGCTCTCAAAGTCCCTAAGTATATTGCAAATGGTAGATTTGATGAAAAGTGTTACAGAATAACCAGCTTTATCGGTGGTTCTACAGTGGATGAAATTGCATCAAAACTATCTTATGAAGATCAATATACTGTTGGCTTGAAGTTGGGAATACTACTGAGGAAGCTTCACTCTTTGAAAGAATTAAAACTTGATTATGATGCTGGTAATGAACTGCAAAACAAGTACCTAGTTAGAATGAATGAATACCACCTAAAATCACAAGAGTTAGGATACTCGTTACCTGAAAAATATGAGAAAACCGCCACTCAATATATAGAAGATTACAAACACTTAATTTCACAGAATACAACAATCATTCATAATGACGTCCATTTATCAAATGTTATGATAGAGAATGGAGTATTCAATGGTCTCATTGATTTCAGCGAATTATCATATGGTAATGCATATTTGGATTTTAAGTTCCTATTCTTAGATTCAATCATTGAAGTACCACACTTTTGTTCAGGTGTTGTTGATGGATATTTTGAGAATAAGATACCGAACGATTTTTGGAAATCAATCAAATTATTCATGTATCTCTACTTACTATCATCCAATCCAATTGCTAAACCAGATGTGTATACTTTGGAAGAAATGAAAGATGACATTGAATTTATGATGTCAGTACATAATGCATACGGTGATTTACTAGTGCCGAAATGGTATGTAAGCAGAAGTCTAGAAAGATTGGTTCAATTACAAGAAATTATAAATGGGAATATTTCAACCTTTGAAGAGTTGACAAAAGGTTTCTCATTGGATCAGAAATATGTTGTTAATAATAAGTTTGTTGTTAGAGTTTTCCCCCGTGATAAATACGAACAATTCAAAGAAGTGTTTCGGGTTCAAAAGGAATTTAACAAAGTAGCTTTGTGTCAAAAACCAATTAAACTTATTAAAGATCAAAACTATGGATATTATATAACAGAATATATAGATGGAGAGAATGGGCTTGAAGTAATAGAAAGTTACTCTAAGAGAAGACAATATGAACTTGGTATTATTGCTGCAAAGGAGATTGTAAAGTTCCATAAAGCATATCCACTTCCAGAATTTGATATGAAACAACATTTAAATACTTACATGAATGCAAAAATTAAAGCAGCACTAGAAAATAATGTTAAGAAGTTATTGCCTGAAATAGATGATATTATAACTGTAGTTAAATCTAATATACATCATCTATATTCATTATTGGGTGTTCAAACACATGCGGATTATCACCTGTTTAATATGATATTTAAAGAAGGTGAGTATAAAGGAGTCATTGATTTTGAGCGTGTACGCCCAGGATCTTTATTAACTGATTTTAGGAATAACACCCCGCATAATGCCAAGATTAGTCCATATTTTGCATCAGGTTATATAGACGGATACTTAGATGAAATTCCTGTTGAAGATTTTTTCCTGAAATATAATATCTATGATTTACTATTAACCATTGCAGCTATTCCTTGGGTGCAGAAGTTTGATCCAGACAATATAGATAAAAGTGTAAAAATAATTAAAGAGATATTCAGTATTAAGGACGATTTATATAGAAGTCCTGGATGGTATATTGGTAAATATTAG
- a CDS encoding NUDIX hydrolase: protein MLEIRVNSSAFNQEVRKKIASRALILKGNEVAILYSKKYNAYITPGGGVEENETLEQACIREAKEEAGLIVKPIEQIAVLDCNYPKIRIIHNYFVCELIKEVDDTNRTDHEIDQDLELRWLSLEGLKQAYATHTENYKYDTWMQREFIVIPELRKYLK, encoded by the coding sequence ATGTTAGAAATTAGAGTCAACAGTTCAGCATTTAATCAAGAAGTTAGGAAAAAGATTGCATCAAGAGCACTTATTCTTAAGGGAAATGAAGTAGCTATATTATATTCGAAGAAATACAATGCGTACATAACTCCAGGTGGTGGGGTAGAAGAAAATGAGACATTAGAACAAGCCTGCATTAGAGAAGCAAAGGAAGAAGCAGGTTTGATTGTGAAACCAATTGAACAAATTGCAGTTTTAGATTGCAATTATCCTAAAATTAGGATTATTCATAACTATTTTGTTTGTGAGTTAATTAAGGAAGTTGATGACACAAATAGAACAGATCACGAAATAGATCAAGACTTGGAATTGAGATGGCTATCTTTGGAGGGTTTGAAACAAGCATATGCTACACATACAGAAAACTATAAATACGATACTTGGATGCAAAGAGAATTTATCGTTATTCCAGAGTTGAGAAAGTATTTGAAATAA
- a CDS encoding nucleoside phosphorylase, translated as MKKAPILETRGLNETGVISPNIILDDCEKLPEHIDTAVMLFDGHPDEDLLKDAKPLFRFVGASYRLQQYLYKDSIVLSYAPLGSAAAGGLLEELIAIGIKKVIACGSSGLIGEFDPKKVILVSKAIRDEGLSYHYMEPSVYVETNKELNVLVEKELKAMNIDFKEDIVWTTDAFYRETKSRIEIRKQQGAVAVEMECAGMAAVAKFRDIQFSQILYFSDIVKQDTWSGFLVERRKIKDIVNKIAVDIAMKIAI; from the coding sequence ATGAAAAAAGCACCTATATTAGAAACCAGAGGATTAAATGAAACTGGTGTAATAAGTCCGAACATTATTCTAGATGACTGTGAAAAGCTACCAGAGCACATTGATACAGCAGTTATGCTATTTGATGGACATCCAGATGAAGATTTACTTAAAGATGCAAAACCTTTATTTAGATTTGTTGGAGCTTCATATAGATTGCAACAATACTTATATAAAGACTCAATAGTATTGTCATATGCACCATTGGGTAGTGCTGCTGCGGGTGGCTTGCTTGAAGAGTTAATAGCAATAGGTATTAAAAAAGTTATAGCTTGTGGAAGTAGTGGGCTAATAGGTGAATTTGATCCTAAGAAAGTTATATTAGTATCAAAAGCAATTAGAGATGAAGGATTGTCATATCATTATATGGAACCTTCAGTATATGTAGAAACAAACAAAGAACTAAATGTTTTAGTAGAAAAAGAACTTAAAGCAATGAATATAGATTTTAAAGAGGACATAGTTTGGACAACAGATGCTTTCTATAGAGAAACGAAATCTCGAATAGAGATTAGAAAACAACAAGGTGCAGTTGCTGTTGAAATGGAATGTGCTGGAATGGCTGCTGTTGCAAAATTTAGAGACATACAATTCTCACAAATATTGTACTTCTCGGATATTGTTAAACAAGATACATGGAGTGGTTTCTTAGTTGAAAGAAGAAAGATTAAAGATATAGTGAATAAGATTGCAGTTGATATTGCAATGAAAATTGCTATATAG
- a CDS encoding GNAT family N-acetyltransferase, which translates to MKNHIIIRKATIDDAEGKGYVHYHSWNEAYTGLIDQNYLDSRTLTNCVETARKYPQNTYVALFDDKIVGFACYLKCRDDDLEDTGEINAIYVLKKYYGLGIGKQLMNMCFKELREYSNISLWVLKTNSHAIKFYEHIGFEKDGKEKTVNLNNGSSIVEIRMTLDIAGLKIGESYEI; encoded by the coding sequence ATGAAAAATCATATTATTATTAGAAAAGCAACAATTGATGATGCTGAAGGAAAAGGATATGTTCACTATCATTCATGGAATGAGGCTTATACAGGTTTGATTGATCAAAACTATTTAGATTCAAGAACACTTACAAATTGTGTAGAAACAGCTAGGAAATATCCTCAGAACACGTATGTCGCCCTTTTCGATGATAAGATAGTTGGATTTGCATGTTACTTAAAATGTAGAGACGATGATCTTGAAGATACAGGCGAGATAAATGCAATATATGTACTTAAAAAGTATTATGGATTAGGCATTGGGAAGCAACTTATGAACATGTGTTTCAAAGAACTCAGAGAGTATTCAAATATTTCGTTATGGGTTTTAAAGACGAATAGTCATGCTATTAAATTTTATGAACATATAGGATTTGAAAAGGACGGAAAAGAAAAAACTGTCAACTTAAACAATGGATCAAGTATTGTTGAAATAAGAATGACATTAGACATAGCCGGTTTGAAAATTGGGGAATCATATGAAATATAG
- a CDS encoding GNAT family N-acetyltransferase codes for MKYSLRKASIEDKKCIYDLKKNSNYKYVDEIWGWDETYQINDFNDSFIIEELTVIENEGNVIGFYQLSVHPDKINLTEIHIKPEFRGRGIGSELINAFITGARNQRKRLTLGSFKSNTRATELYHRLGFTIFDETATHYMMEIK; via the coding sequence ATGAAATATAGTCTAAGAAAAGCTTCAATAGAAGATAAAAAATGCATATACGATCTTAAGAAAAACTCCAACTACAAGTATGTTGATGAAATATGGGGGTGGGACGAAACATATCAAATAAATGATTTTAATGATTCATTTATTATCGAAGAATTAACTGTTATAGAAAATGAAGGGAATGTTATAGGGTTTTATCAATTATCTGTTCATCCTGATAAAATCAATCTTACAGAAATACATATTAAACCCGAGTTTCGAGGGCGTGGTATCGGTTCAGAATTGATTAATGCGTTTATCACTGGTGCTAGAAATCAACGTAAACGATTAACATTAGGTAGTTTTAAGTCGAACACAAGAGCTACTGAGTTGTATCATAGATTAGGTTTTACAATTTTCGATGAAACTGCTACACACTATATGATGGAAATCAAATAA
- a CDS encoding recombinase family protein, with protein sequence MNKINKKIAIYIRVSSDKQLKQGFSFEDQEEKLIEEVKREKQEYIVYRDGGISGTKIDNRQGLIRLMKDVELGLISKVYVTKLSRLARNARDLLNIVYDLKRQDVSFRAINDNIDTSTPMGKAMITLMGLFAEMERDIIIEQTRAGAERRAKEGKMYGSGPIFGYDRVLDETSEKKTMKIVINEQEGEVVRTIFEMYLGGYGYKAITNKLNKAGVRTKKNKLFAINTIKTILDNPLYAGYIRYGKYKDWNIKRRKGLSTEHIIVEGNHDAIVTKEDWDQVQEKMKQNQRRKAPVGKYILAGVLACPECGSKMTGSKTKYKTKNGPVERLYYSCSQFHNKGLTACHANGIRVDLIDPIAIKKIAKKLNSPELVETLYNYITENTIDENSADGKRRILEIEIEKRSRLKSEVLSMHREGLITASELKEELEKIKDRTEEYQHLMSELIEGTDDIKSQSLLITKQDVESFLSDISSILKTKVESERLKVKELIRLIVSRIDITNKSTAQMDIQLSYDEMLYGILNRPTQTK encoded by the coding sequence ATGAACAAAATCAATAAGAAAATCGCAATCTATATTAGAGTAAGTTCCGATAAACAATTAAAACAAGGTTTCTCCTTTGAAGATCAAGAAGAGAAACTTATCGAAGAAGTCAAACGAGAAAAACAAGAATATATTGTATATCGAGATGGTGGAATTTCTGGAACAAAAATTGATAATAGACAAGGTTTGATTCGTCTGATGAAGGATGTAGAACTTGGCCTTATTTCAAAAGTATATGTGACGAAATTATCGAGATTAGCTCGAAACGCAAGAGACTTACTAAACATTGTATATGACCTAAAAAGACAAGATGTTTCCTTTCGAGCAATCAATGATAATATTGACACTTCAACCCCAATGGGAAAAGCAATGATTACTCTGATGGGTCTATTTGCTGAAATGGAACGAGATATCATTATTGAGCAAACCCGTGCTGGTGCTGAACGTCGTGCCAAAGAAGGTAAGATGTACGGTTCAGGACCCATCTTTGGTTATGATAGAGTACTTGATGAAACTTCTGAGAAGAAAACTATGAAGATTGTTATTAACGAACAAGAAGGTGAAGTTGTTAGAACGATATTTGAGATGTACCTGGGTGGATATGGATACAAAGCCATTACCAACAAGTTAAATAAGGCAGGAGTTCGAACCAAAAAAAATAAACTCTTCGCAATCAATACAATCAAGACCATTTTGGATAATCCACTATATGCTGGATATATTAGATATGGGAAATATAAAGACTGGAATATTAAACGTAGAAAAGGATTATCCACAGAGCATATAATAGTCGAAGGGAACCACGATGCAATCGTTACAAAAGAAGATTGGGACCAAGTTCAAGAGAAAATGAAACAGAATCAACGACGAAAAGCACCGGTTGGAAAATACATTCTTGCTGGTGTTCTTGCATGTCCTGAATGTGGTAGCAAAATGACAGGTTCAAAAACAAAATACAAGACCAAAAATGGTCCTGTAGAAAGACTATATTATAGCTGCTCACAATTTCACAATAAGGGTTTGACCGCATGTCATGCGAATGGTATCAGAGTAGACTTAATTGATCCTATCGCCATTAAGAAAATAGCAAAGAAATTGAACTCACCTGAACTAGTAGAGACCCTATATAATTACATCACTGAAAATACCATCGATGAAAATAGTGCTGATGGTAAAAGACGCATCTTAGAGATTGAAATTGAAAAGCGTTCTCGACTGAAATCTGAGGTATTGTCAATGCATCGAGAAGGATTAATTACTGCTTCTGAGCTTAAGGAAGAACTTGAAAAAATCAAAGATAGAACAGAGGAGTACCAACACCTGATGTCTGAACTTATTGAGGGTACTGATGATATAAAATCACAGTCACTTCTTATCACGAAACAGGATGTTGAATCGTTCTTATCAGATATCTCATCAATCCTAAAAACTAAGGTTGAATCTGAGAGACTCAAAGTCAAAGAACTGATCCGTCTTATAGTGAGTCGTATTGACATTACCAACAAGTCTACCGCACAGATGGACATCCAATTAAGCTATGACGAGATGCTGTATGGTATTCTTAATCGACCTACTCAAACAAAGTAA
- a CDS encoding 3'-5' exonuclease, translating to MSYLFFDIEAANRHDKTAKIYSFGYVLTDKHFNIIEQREIIINPDAEYYFRKDGVHQKIPCPIDAELMAKAELFPHHYDEIKRLVSSNVCIGYDTANDAFMLHESCKRYDLASYDFRFYDLREISDTLLGKRISGLSKLAEHLDYINENPHNGLSDAVTTFEVCKKLLSETKYALDYLRFKSKIFMYHARNYKVYKMENGKERYVNKRIFDDMRIKDDPKQNGNLHQTFKNDGIHNNQLGEELKKWLKEAEYQDTHIRNNN from the coding sequence ATGAGTTATTTATTTTTCGACATCGAGGCAGCAAATAGACATGATAAGACTGCAAAGATTTATTCATTTGGATATGTACTAACAGATAAGCACTTCAATATTATTGAACAGAGGGAGATTATCATTAATCCAGATGCTGAGTACTATTTTCGAAAGGATGGAGTACATCAAAAAATACCCTGCCCTATTGATGCCGAGTTAATGGCAAAAGCGGAATTGTTTCCACATCACTATGATGAAATTAAACGATTGGTGTCATCAAATGTATGCATTGGCTATGATACAGCGAATGATGCATTTATGCTTCATGAAAGTTGTAAACGATATGATTTGGCATCATATGATTTCCGATTCTATGATCTAAGAGAGATTTCAGATACATTACTTGGTAAAAGAATTTCAGGACTAAGTAAACTTGCTGAACATCTAGATTATATAAACGAGAATCCCCATAATGGGTTATCAGATGCTGTTACTACATTTGAAGTTTGTAAAAAACTACTCAGTGAAACCAAGTATGCTTTAGACTACCTGAGATTCAAATCTAAGATATTTATGTATCATGCTAGGAATTATAAAGTCTACAAAATGGAGAATGGGAAAGAAAGGTATGTCAATAAACGGATATTTGATGATATGAGGATTAAGGATGATCCAAAACAGAATGGGAATTTACATCAGACTTTCAAGAATGATGGTATTCATAACAATCAATTAGGAGAGGAGTTGAAGAAATGGCTAAAAGAGGCGGAGTATCAGGACACACACATACGCAACAACAATTAG
- a CDS encoding ATP-binding protein, producing MKVNLQKAVNVLSNRKINFLQPLYETIVNSIEAGASDIKVIFDIEKTLDHTPNLVNSYTVIDNGEGFTQKNRDAFLELWTNNKIKLGAKGSGRFTWLNIFKHVEIESMVASEGCKVNIPFNINFDDSDLNVEDLSIEESKTVVRLYDIVERKRDIRVEANAELIKKAIIDHLLLKLVLLKEEGRHYVINLHLDDEELSISPNDIPDLKESDFTVDSDITNEVFDFQMHYEFFDDQKSEIKAFYCANFRTVKEINLSYLGINGSFPNNSSLTLLVTSEYFDERDDDSRNELPGLKGLKDPNLDNPVTLKMINTDLKDQLRHIIFQEYPELIEATKRELEKARDEAPHLAIYFETEDDIIGDKDVIIKNARKKFENSKSETRMKFQKILKKNNVPTDNFIEAINEVSTVAAAELAEYILYRDQITDALEKSLSDESKNESFIHNLFMPMKTDSFRGDDSYLQSNLWLLDDKFMTYYYAASDKTVNQIKNELGIETTVKADHRRRPDLTVYYNTDSEYRNAVVVEIKGVFASNDEKNKAITELPNNVVTLRQNIEKTGTIWSYIITDIDSYFAQTIENQDRYTLLFNKGSEYKVYYAYFERNDTHQYIVDIKTIVRDAKDRNVTFLDILKNRSN from the coding sequence ATGAAAGTTAATTTACAAAAAGCAGTTAATGTTCTTTCTAATAGGAAGATTAATTTCTTGCAACCATTATATGAAACAATAGTAAACTCAATTGAGGCTGGAGCATCAGATATTAAGGTGATATTTGATATCGAAAAAACATTGGATCATACACCTAATTTGGTAAATAGTTATACTGTTATCGATAATGGAGAAGGATTTACGCAGAAAAACAGAGATGCATTTTTAGAGCTTTGGACTAATAATAAGATTAAGTTAGGTGCAAAGGGAAGTGGAAGGTTTACTTGGCTGAATATTTTTAAACATGTAGAAATTGAAAGTATGGTTGCATCTGAGGGCTGTAAAGTTAATATTCCTTTCAACATTAATTTTGATGATAGCGATTTGAATGTGGAGGATCTTTCAATTGAAGAATCGAAGACGGTTGTAAGACTATATGACATTGTAGAGAGAAAGAGGGATATTCGAGTAGAAGCGAATGCTGAACTGATTAAGAAAGCGATTATTGATCACCTTTTATTGAAATTAGTTTTACTAAAAGAAGAGGGGAGACATTATGTAATAAATCTGCATTTAGACGATGAAGAACTAAGCATAAGTCCAAATGATATCCCCGATCTCAAAGAATCTGATTTTACCGTTGATAGCGATATTACCAACGAAGTTTTTGATTTTCAAATGCATTATGAGTTTTTTGATGATCAAAAATCAGAAATTAAAGCATTCTATTGTGCGAATTTTAGAACCGTTAAGGAGATAAATTTATCATATTTAGGTATTAATGGGTCTTTTCCAAATAACTCTTCATTAACATTACTAGTTACATCAGAGTATTTTGATGAGAGAGACGATGATAGTAGGAATGAACTACCTGGGTTAAAAGGGTTAAAAGATCCTAACTTGGATAATCCGGTCACTTTGAAGATGATTAATACTGATCTTAAGGATCAACTCCGTCATATAATATTTCAAGAGTACCCAGAACTAATTGAAGCAACCAAAAGGGAATTAGAAAAAGCAAGAGATGAAGCACCACACTTGGCAATATATTTTGAAACTGAAGACGACATCATCGGTGATAAAGATGTTATTATTAAGAACGCTAGAAAGAAATTTGAAAACAGCAAAAGCGAAACTCGAATGAAATTCCAGAAGATTCTAAAGAAAAACAATGTTCCGACTGATAATTTTATTGAGGCAATTAATGAAGTTAGTACAGTTGCAGCTGCTGAATTAGCTGAATATATTTTATATAGAGACCAAATTACAGATGCTTTAGAGAAATCTTTAAGTGATGAAAGCAAGAATGAATCTTTTATCCACAATCTGTTTATGCCGATGAAAACTGATTCGTTTAGAGGTGATGATAGCTATCTTCAAAGTAACTTATGGTTATTAGATGACAAGTTTATGACATATTACTATGCAGCAAGCGATAAGACTGTTAACCAAATAAAGAATGAACTAGGTATTGAAACAACTGTTAAAGCTGACCATAGACGGAGACCTGACTTAACTGTATATTATAATACTGATTCAGAATACAGAAACGCTGTAGTGGTAGAAATAAAAGGTGTGTTTGCATCTAACGACGAAAAGAATAAAGCTATAACCGAGTTGCCTAACAATGTTGTTACTTTACGACAAAACATCGAAAAAACTGGGACAATTTGGTCGTATATTATTACGGATATAGATAGTTACTTCGCACAAACTATTGAAAATCAAGACAGATATACATTGTTGTTTAATAAAGGTTCAGAGTATAAGGTGTATTATGCATATTTTGAACGCAATGATACTCACCAGTATATTGTTGATATAAAAACTATAGTAAGAGATGCTAAGGATAGAAATGTCACATTTTTGGATATATTAAAGAATAGAAGCAACTAA
- a CDS encoding alpha/beta hydrolase, translating to MKLVPNVPVLSPILKRFHKQLKKSENKQAELDKFWKKVQRKGTPLYEKIKTEPDYYLVTFLFQSNRRTNELFVHSSIFGWIDQRAQMGLLEGTNVYYKSIFVLNQTYVSYFIRQGALQDIDSPQQPNHDELVLDPYNKTYHTVQFPNRKVCFHLLQTPDYVTYPLTKETIPEGTMDEYEFPCEPMIQAINTAMKSHIPEDTKYKVSIYKPYNYNETTTYKSLTLYDGDIILRGSKENNIIRVFDQMIYHEEMQPIIIILIHQINRMVELWGNDIFNDFVANTVRKKLYTKYNIDERSESNAIGGYSLGGLQAAHMGLFHSQHYGNAMCLSPSMWAPKVSTLGKISDDDKELSQYIINKYVKEDTQDTKFYISIGRYETPETIGFGPNHYWSIRHFRDVLLSKGYDVHYIENNQSHSFLFVKDNVVDAMKWFFS from the coding sequence ATGAAATTAGTACCCAATGTACCAGTTCTTAGTCCCATATTAAAAAGATTTCATAAACAACTAAAGAAATCAGAAAACAAACAAGCTGAATTAGACAAGTTTTGGAAAAAGGTACAACGTAAAGGCACGCCGTTATACGAAAAAATTAAAACAGAACCAGATTACTATTTAGTAACATTTTTGTTTCAGTCCAACCGAAGAACAAACGAACTATTTGTCCACAGTAGTATCTTTGGATGGATCGATCAACGAGCCCAAATGGGACTACTTGAAGGGACAAACGTCTATTATAAGTCGATATTTGTTTTAAACCAAACGTATGTATCGTACTTTATTCGACAAGGAGCTTTACAAGACATTGATAGTCCGCAACAACCCAATCATGATGAGCTTGTCTTAGATCCGTATAATAAAACATATCATACGGTACAATTTCCCAATCGAAAAGTCTGTTTTCACTTATTACAAACGCCAGATTATGTAACGTATCCGTTAACCAAAGAAACCATCCCAGAGGGCACGATGGACGAATACGAATTTCCATGTGAACCAATGATTCAAGCAATCAATACAGCGATGAAAAGTCACATACCTGAAGATACAAAATATAAAGTGAGTATCTATAAACCGTACAACTATAATGAAACAACAACATATAAATCATTAACCTTATATGATGGGGATATCATATTGAGAGGAAGCAAGGAAAATAATATCATTCGTGTTTTCGATCAAATGATTTATCATGAGGAAATGCAACCTATTATAATCATCCTTATTCATCAAATAAATCGCATGGTTGAATTATGGGGTAATGATATCTTCAATGACTTTGTCGCAAATACCGTACGCAAAAAACTATATACCAAATATAATATCGACGAACGTTCCGAATCGAATGCAATCGGTGGATATAGCTTAGGAGGACTTCAGGCTGCGCACATGGGACTATTTCATTCACAACACTATGGGAATGCGATGTGCTTATCGCCATCGATGTGGGCGCCAAAGGTCTCAACCCTTGGTAAAATATCGGATGATGATAAAGAGTTATCACAATATATCATTAACAAATATGTAAAAGAGGATACACAAGATACAAAATTCTATATATCAATCGGTCGATATGAAACGCCAGAAACCATCGGATTTGGACCCAATCATTATTGGTCGATTCGTCATTTTCGAGATGTTTTGTTATCAAAAGGTTATGATGTCCATTACATCGAAAACAACCAGAGTCATTCGTTCTTGTTTGTGAAAGATAATGTAGTTGATGCGATGAAATGGTTTTTCAGTTAA